In one Hymenobacter sp. DG25B genomic region, the following are encoded:
- a CDS encoding regulatory protein RecX gives MFQSSKKKSYTPAEALQKIAAFCTYQERNFKEVEAKLRDYGLDEDEAGEIIIRLSREKLLDEERYAKSFVRGKYRQKKWGRRRIQQELKQKGISEFCIKAGMKEIDGDEYYQNLVDLLEKKDAQEKERHPAKRRQKLTQFLTLKGYESDLIRMAMDDLGKEPEAED, from the coding sequence ATGTTTCAGTCTTCGAAAAAGAAAAGTTATACGCCCGCTGAGGCGCTTCAGAAAATAGCCGCTTTCTGCACCTACCAGGAGCGCAACTTTAAAGAAGTGGAAGCCAAGCTGCGCGACTACGGCCTGGACGAAGACGAAGCCGGCGAGATTATCATCCGCCTGAGCCGCGAGAAACTGCTGGATGAGGAGCGCTACGCCAAAAGCTTTGTGCGCGGCAAGTACCGCCAGAAAAAGTGGGGCCGCCGCCGCATTCAGCAGGAGCTGAAGCAGAAAGGCATTTCCGAATTCTGCATTAAGGCCGGCATGAAGGAAATAGACGGCGACGAGTACTACCAGAACCTGGTAGACCTGCTGGAAAAGAAAGATGCCCAGGAAAAAGAGCGGCACCCCGCCAAGCGCCGCCAGAAGCTGACGCAGTTCCTGACCCTGAAAGGCTACGAATCGGACCTGATCCGGATGGCTATGGATGACCTGGGCAAAGAACCGGAGGCGGAAGATTAA
- a CDS encoding acyl carrier protein produces MIASTSPSSRAIAQQVVRIISKRKAIKPSRLRISSNLSRELGFDTVDVVDIILELERSFHIIIPDEVPISTVGDFVNYVATHTPEAAA; encoded by the coding sequence ATGATTGCCTCGACGAGCCCTTCCTCCCGTGCCATTGCCCAGCAAGTGGTGCGCATTATCAGCAAGCGCAAAGCCATTAAGCCTTCGCGCCTGCGTATTTCCAGTAACCTCAGCCGTGAGCTGGGCTTCGATACAGTGGATGTCGTGGACATCATTCTAGAGCTGGAGCGCAGCTTTCACATCATCATCCCGGATGAGGTGCCCATCAGTACCGTGGGAGATTTTGTAAACTACGTAGCCACTCACACTCCGGAAGCCGCCGCCTAA
- a CDS encoding FkbM family methyltransferase, with protein sequence MKQLRKLLVQALGFERYIRLVSRVYLRLVGAGWGKQKYPELFFLSKIVQPGFVCVDIGANLGYYSVALSRLVGPQGRVLAVEPIPLFQQIWQDNVRLSGYQNLTLLPYALGGENATVQMGTPERDGLLHHGMTKVAASNTQEQYARTYEVPMRVPDELFADLPRLDFVKCDVEGFEYEVFRHMQHTLRRFRPLIQTELNGLENRRQVTTLLETLGYKPFVLSERSDLVPCSPAQLESAVSADFYFQPTNPAAPAAL encoded by the coding sequence ATGAAACAACTCCGCAAACTTCTGGTGCAGGCGCTCGGCTTTGAGCGGTATATCCGTCTGGTAAGCCGCGTGTACCTGCGGCTGGTGGGCGCGGGGTGGGGCAAACAGAAGTACCCGGAGCTTTTTTTTCTTTCGAAGATTGTGCAGCCGGGCTTTGTGTGCGTGGATATTGGCGCCAACCTGGGCTACTATTCCGTGGCACTTTCCCGCCTGGTGGGGCCGCAGGGCCGCGTGCTGGCCGTGGAGCCTATTCCGCTGTTTCAGCAGATCTGGCAGGATAATGTGCGCCTGAGCGGCTACCAAAACCTTACCCTCTTGCCTTACGCCCTGGGCGGCGAAAACGCCACCGTGCAAATGGGCACCCCGGAGCGCGACGGCCTGCTACACCACGGCATGACCAAAGTAGCGGCCAGCAACACCCAGGAACAATATGCCCGCACCTACGAGGTGCCCATGCGCGTGCCCGATGAGTTGTTTGCCGATCTGCCCCGCCTGGATTTTGTGAAGTGTGATGTGGAAGGCTTCGAGTACGAGGTGTTCCGCCACATGCAGCACACACTCCGCCGCTTCCGCCCGCTTATCCAAACGGAGCTCAATGGCCTGGAAAACCGCCGCCAGGTAACGACCCTGCTGGAAACGCTGGGCTACAAACCATTTGTGCTGTCTGAGCGTTCTGACCTCGTACCGTGCAGCCCGGCGCAGCTGGAAAGCGCCGTTTCCGCTGATTTTTACTTTCAACCCACCAACCCTGCCGCTCCGGCGGCTCTCTGA
- a CDS encoding DUF5686 and carboxypeptidase regulatory-like domain-containing protein: MLRVALLSISVVLNVLMAHAGVVRGRVTGPDKAPLAFANVAVRGTTQSTGTNEQGQYQLRLAPGSYELVFQYVGYRPHFETVRVAGGDTATTLDVTLQPESYKLNEVLVRAKDRDPAYALVQHAIEWRRYHRAEVAAFSARTYIKGLVRLIDVPAKILGLFKTDPSLKPGVIYLSESVSELSFRQPNVVRERMIASRVSGSSKGFSFNRASGRNFNFYDNLLNSGFSERGFVSPIAQNAMLFYRYELVGTTERNGEQIHKIRVTPRRRTDPAFTGYIYLVDGSWRLHSLELSLDQNSGIEYVETVRIEQQFMPAPGRPDIWVLQSQKVNLTGKGMGFKGSGYFNAVFSNYRVQATYPARPQEKAVPQPATPEVAGPVRRETVAEAKKQRPDLRNLNRRVRQQVKDAEKQTEAVAGIEPLAKGEVMRIEKGVNERDSAFWEEVRPIPLTDEEQKDFHVKDSAEVVKKSRPYQDSLDRKRNVPDATKLLLTGYTYNNSFRRRTVSVQPVFNLLQYSTVEGVIINPEVTYTQRYEDRRSYSLTPALRYGVAAKLFSPSLAGGYTFRPLSFTRVGFMVGRTVEDFDPNSQLTPFINTQYTLLRNHNYAKYYQRDGGELNLRHELINGLILRTALGYADRRELQNHSRKVLIDVPGRAFTPNQPVSEELPNPSFGRNQSLTVQAELTWQPGQQYIIRPDGKFNLGSRYPTFRLAWRQGIRGVLGSDVRYTRLEAGVRKEASLGLVGETHLNVTAGAFLGRPQLSFMDYRHFSGNLTGFAANFEQFQLLDYYRFSTRGRYLEAHVNHHFNGFLLNKVPLLRKLKWQEVASLNYLSTPTVGQYVELGAGIEHIFKVFRVDMYTALRSGQHLSTGVRIGAGF; this comes from the coding sequence ATGCTGCGTGTTGCATTGCTGAGTATAAGTGTAGTCCTGAATGTACTGATGGCCCATGCCGGCGTAGTGCGCGGCCGGGTGACGGGCCCGGATAAAGCGCCGCTGGCTTTTGCCAACGTAGCCGTGCGCGGCACCACGCAAAGCACGGGCACCAACGAGCAGGGCCAGTACCAGCTGCGCCTGGCTCCCGGCAGCTACGAGCTGGTGTTCCAGTACGTGGGCTACCGGCCGCACTTTGAAACCGTGCGCGTAGCCGGCGGCGACACGGCAACCACCCTCGACGTGACACTGCAGCCCGAAAGCTATAAGCTGAACGAGGTGCTGGTGCGCGCCAAAGACCGGGACCCGGCCTACGCCCTGGTGCAGCACGCCATTGAGTGGCGGCGCTACCACCGCGCCGAGGTAGCGGCCTTTTCGGCCCGCACGTACATCAAAGGCCTGGTGCGCCTGATTGATGTGCCCGCTAAGATTCTGGGCCTGTTCAAAACCGACCCCAGCCTGAAACCCGGTGTCATCTACTTATCAGAATCAGTGTCGGAGCTGAGTTTCCGGCAGCCGAATGTGGTGCGGGAGCGAATGATTGCCTCCCGCGTGAGCGGTAGCAGCAAGGGCTTTAGCTTTAACCGGGCCTCGGGCCGCAACTTCAATTTTTACGATAACCTGCTGAACTCCGGCTTCTCAGAGCGCGGCTTTGTGTCGCCCATTGCCCAGAATGCCATGCTGTTCTACCGCTACGAGCTGGTGGGCACCACGGAGCGCAACGGCGAGCAGATTCATAAAATCCGGGTAACGCCCCGCCGCCGCACCGACCCCGCCTTTACCGGCTATATATACCTGGTAGATGGCTCCTGGCGGCTGCACAGCCTGGAGCTTTCCCTGGATCAGAACTCCGGCATTGAGTATGTAGAAACCGTGCGCATTGAGCAGCAGTTTATGCCCGCGCCCGGCCGCCCCGACATCTGGGTGCTGCAGTCGCAGAAAGTAAACCTGACCGGCAAGGGCATGGGCTTTAAAGGCAGCGGGTACTTTAACGCCGTGTTTTCCAACTACCGCGTGCAGGCCACCTACCCCGCCCGGCCCCAGGAAAAAGCTGTGCCCCAGCCGGCTACCCCCGAGGTAGCCGGCCCCGTGCGTCGCGAAACGGTGGCCGAGGCCAAAAAGCAGCGCCCTGATCTGCGTAACCTGAACCGCCGCGTACGCCAACAGGTGAAAGACGCCGAAAAGCAAACGGAAGCAGTAGCCGGAATAGAACCGCTGGCAAAGGGCGAGGTAATGCGCATTGAAAAAGGCGTGAATGAGCGCGACTCCGCTTTCTGGGAAGAGGTGCGCCCCATTCCGCTCACGGACGAAGAGCAGAAGGACTTTCACGTGAAAGACAGCGCCGAGGTAGTTAAGAAATCCAGGCCCTACCAGGACTCCCTGGACCGCAAACGCAACGTGCCCGATGCTACCAAGCTGCTGCTCACGGGCTACACATACAACAATTCCTTTCGGCGGCGCACCGTGTCTGTGCAGCCCGTGTTCAACCTGCTGCAGTACAGCACCGTGGAAGGCGTTATCATCAACCCGGAAGTAACCTACACGCAGCGCTACGAAGACCGGCGCAGCTACTCGCTTACGCCCGCGTTGCGCTACGGGGTGGCCGCTAAGCTTTTCAGCCCCAGCCTGGCCGGGGGCTACACGTTCCGGCCGCTTTCCTTCACCCGGGTAGGGTTTATGGTGGGCCGTACCGTGGAGGACTTCGACCCCAACTCGCAACTTACGCCCTTCATCAACACCCAATACACGCTGCTGCGCAACCATAACTACGCCAAGTACTACCAGCGCGACGGCGGCGAGCTGAACCTGCGCCACGAGCTGATAAACGGCCTGATATTGCGCACCGCGCTGGGCTACGCCGACCGCCGGGAGCTGCAAAACCACAGCCGCAAAGTGCTGATTGACGTGCCCGGCCGGGCCTTTACGCCCAACCAGCCCGTCAGCGAGGAGCTACCCAATCCTTCTTTCGGCCGCAATCAGTCGCTCACGGTGCAGGCGGAGCTAACGTGGCAGCCCGGCCAGCAGTACATCATTCGGCCCGATGGCAAGTTCAACCTCGGCTCCAGATACCCCACTTTCCGTCTGGCCTGGCGGCAGGGGATACGCGGTGTGCTGGGCTCCGATGTGCGCTATACCCGGCTGGAGGCCGGCGTGCGCAAAGAGGCGTCCTTGGGTTTGGTAGGCGAAACCCACCTGAACGTGACGGCCGGCGCCTTCCTGGGCCGCCCGCAGCTCTCGTTTATGGACTACCGCCATTTCTCGGGTAACCTCACGGGCTTTGCCGCCAACTTTGAGCAGTTTCAGTTACTGGATTACTACCGGTTCAGCACCCGCGGCCGCTACCTGGAAGCCCACGTGAATCACCACTTCAATGGGTTTCTGCTGAACAAGGTGCCGCTCTTGCGGAAGCTGAAGTGGCAGGAAGTGGCCTCACTGAATTACCTGAGTACGCCTACTGTAGGCCAGTATGTGGAGCTGGGCGCCGGCATAGAGCACATCTTCAAAGTATTCCGGGTAGATATGTACACGGCCCTCCGCTCGGGTCAGCATCTGAGCACCGGGGTGCGTATTGGCGCCGGCTTCTAA
- a CDS encoding DUF4230 domain-containing protein yields MPIARLLRRLLPLAFLLLLGWFLWKKVEPTLTGFDPLRADPRITVTHNTVLQKVENLGRLELVRYRFKDVVEYKKSTYRFLPDAKVALIVAGDAVGCLDLRKVRPQDVVFEGDSVVRIALPPAELCTWQVDHSASKVYSVENGFFQDAELVDEGYRYAEKNVRRAALQSGILAQTTQNAELILRPMLETMTGRRVVLTQQMTVPALPRRR; encoded by the coding sequence ATGCCCATAGCCCGCTTACTACGCCGTCTGCTCCCCCTGGCCTTTCTACTGCTACTGGGGTGGTTTCTGTGGAAAAAAGTAGAACCTACTCTCACCGGATTTGATCCGCTCCGGGCCGACCCGCGCATCACCGTAACCCACAACACAGTGCTGCAAAAAGTGGAAAACCTGGGCCGGCTGGAGCTGGTGCGCTACCGCTTCAAAGACGTGGTGGAGTACAAAAAAAGCACCTACCGCTTCCTGCCCGATGCCAAAGTAGCCCTTATTGTAGCCGGCGATGCTGTAGGCTGCCTGGATTTGCGCAAAGTGCGCCCCCAGGACGTGGTATTCGAAGGCGACTCGGTAGTGCGCATAGCGCTGCCCCCGGCCGAGCTGTGCACCTGGCAGGTAGACCACAGTGCCAGCAAGGTGTACAGCGTAGAAAACGGATTTTTTCAGGATGCCGAGCTGGTAGATGAAGGCTACCGCTACGCCGAGAAAAATGTGCGCCGCGCCGCCCTGCAATCCGGTATTCTGGCTCAGACTACGCAAAACGCGGAGCTTATTCTGCGCCCCATGCTGGAAACCATGACCGGCCGCCGCGTAGTGCTTACCCAACAAATGACCGTGCCGGCCCTGCCCAGGCGGCGGTAA
- a CDS encoding C40 family peptidase: MKNRILYCLAAASLALSFFFEKAPVTAAGAPVVAEASLFPEFLVANDGEAANDRASYRDSVLYQHYSSALGVKLAYTEDKDLLRTVADWMGTPYRFGSNTKRGTDCSGFVTRVFKEVYGVTLQRSSRSMFQNVKRVDKDEMQTGDLVFFRRGPGQPIYHVGIYLKDGKFAHSATNGGVMVSSLNQAYYHRNFYAAGRVAQN; this comes from the coding sequence ATGAAAAACAGAATACTGTATTGCCTCGCCGCTGCCTCTCTGGCTCTATCCTTTTTCTTCGAGAAAGCACCCGTTACTGCTGCCGGCGCGCCGGTGGTAGCTGAAGCCTCTCTCTTCCCCGAATTTCTGGTTGCCAACGACGGCGAAGCCGCCAACGACCGGGCCTCTTACCGCGACTCGGTTCTGTACCAGCACTACTCCAGCGCCCTGGGCGTAAAGCTGGCTTACACCGAGGACAAAGACCTCCTCCGCACCGTAGCCGACTGGATGGGCACTCCCTACCGCTTTGGCAGCAACACCAAGCGCGGCACCGACTGCTCCGGCTTCGTAACCCGCGTTTTTAAAGAAGTATACGGCGTAACGCTGCAGCGCAGCTCCCGCTCCATGTTTCAGAACGTGAAGCGCGTAGACAAAGACGAAATGCAGACCGGCGACCTGGTATTCTTCCGTCGCGGCCCCGGCCAGCCAATCTACCACGTAGGCATTTACCTGAAGGATGGCAAGTTTGCCCATTCCGCTACCAACGGGGGCGTTATGGTTAGCTCCCTGAACCAGGCCTACTATCACCGCAATTTTTATGCAGCGGGTCGCGTAGCTCAAAACTAA
- a CDS encoding GNAT family N-acetyltransferase: MNAATNFLPGLPHLPTITTSRLHLRWLTPADVPALFTIFSDPAVMRYWSRPPMTSEAEAAALQVQIAEYFAARSLFQWGLARRSDDVVIGTGTLYSLSNTNKHAGIGYAVGSAHWRQGYGSEAVAALVEFAFTELALHRLEADVDPRNTASRRCLERIGFQQEGHQRERYYLYEEWQDAILYGLLQSEYQPTALRLS; encoded by the coding sequence ATGAATGCTGCTACCAACTTTCTGCCCGGGCTCCCGCACCTGCCCACCATTACCACCAGCCGTTTGCACCTCCGCTGGCTCACGCCCGCCGATGTGCCCGCCTTGTTTACCATATTCTCTGACCCCGCCGTGATGCGCTACTGGAGCCGCCCACCCATGACGTCGGAAGCCGAAGCAGCCGCCCTCCAAGTCCAGATAGCGGAATACTTTGCTGCTCGCAGCCTGTTCCAGTGGGGCCTGGCGCGGCGCTCCGATGATGTGGTGATTGGCACCGGTACCCTGTACAGCCTCAGCAATACGAATAAACATGCCGGTATTGGGTATGCAGTGGGCTCGGCGCATTGGCGGCAGGGCTATGGCTCCGAGGCTGTGGCGGCGCTGGTAGAATTTGCCTTCACCGAGCTGGCCCTACACCGCCTGGAGGCAGACGTGGACCCGCGCAATACGGCCTCCCGGCGCTGCCTGGAGCGCATTGGGTTTCAGCAGGAAGGCCATCAGCGGGAACGGTATTATCTGTACGAGGAATGGCAGGACGCAATATTGTATGGCCTTTTGCAGTCAGAATACCAGCCAACGGCTTTGCGGCTGAGTTAA
- a CDS encoding YfhO family protein, whose amino-acid sequence MTTVTSGPAPLWRRVLPHLLAVVFFLVLVAVYFSPILFDGKTLSQHDIVQFNGGAHEAAQYREVTGKEALWTNSMFSGMPTYLISTRFPGDLSLYLHQLFTLHLPAVVANLFLALLCGYVLFIALGVRPLLATVGAIALGFTSYNLIILAAGHNTKSLALAYAPLVLAGLLVTFRRNKLLGTALFALGLAMNLRSNHLQITYYLLLLVLVFGVVELIFAIRNNRLPDFLSRTALLGLAALLAVGVSFGRLYTTLEYGKYSIRGRSELTTPPPTAPGQAPAATEEGVGSGLDRDYAFGWSYGVGETITLLVPNYYGGASQGKLSESSETAKALSALGVPPMQLKDYLAQLPLYWGAQPSTSGPVYLGAGILMLFFLGLFVADRRTRIWLLSATILSILLAWGKNFEVFNNLMFDYFPGYNKFRSVSMALVIAQLAVPLLAVLALARVLRSRPEVVPAGGHPALTPKAVDTPETADLKRKLVYAVGITAGICVLAFLFGLGADFASPIDSMLQQQGFPLDALRQDRASLMHSDIFRSLVFILLTAGVLWFYLQRKLSATLAVALVGVLTLVDLWSVDKRYLNDSNFQRETVAQQFVPSVADQLILQDKSLSYRVLNADNPFNEANTSYFHKSLGGYHGAKLRRYQDLIERQISTRNPQVLGMLNMRYIITGDQKTPVQRNPGALGNAWFVREIEKVQNPDQEINALSNTNLATTAVVDVSKFPVSKTSYSAEGSTIRLTNYSPDALRYEANAVQDGFVVFSEIYYKDGWNAYIDGKLTPHLRANYVLRALPVPAGKHIIDFKFEPTSYKLGNTVSLISSVVLILAMVAALVYALRQKPEPVLEEQEKLVA is encoded by the coding sequence ATGACAACCGTTACCTCCGGCCCCGCGCCGCTGTGGCGGCGGGTGCTGCCGCACCTGCTGGCCGTCGTGTTTTTCCTGGTGCTGGTCGCCGTGTATTTCTCGCCTATCCTTTTTGATGGCAAAACCTTGTCCCAGCACGATATTGTGCAGTTCAATGGTGGAGCGCATGAAGCCGCCCAGTACCGTGAGGTAACGGGCAAGGAGGCCCTCTGGACGAACTCCATGTTTTCCGGCATGCCCACCTACCTCATCAGCACTCGCTTCCCCGGCGACCTGTCCCTGTACCTGCATCAGCTCTTTACCCTGCATCTGCCGGCCGTAGTGGCTAACCTGTTTCTGGCGCTGCTGTGTGGCTACGTGCTGTTTATTGCGCTGGGCGTGCGGCCTCTGCTGGCTACCGTAGGTGCCATTGCGCTGGGCTTCACCAGCTACAACCTCATTATTCTGGCTGCCGGGCACAATACCAAGTCCCTGGCGCTGGCTTACGCGCCTCTGGTGCTGGCCGGCCTGCTGGTCACCTTCCGGCGCAACAAGCTGCTGGGAACGGCGCTGTTTGCGCTGGGCCTGGCCATGAACCTGCGCTCCAATCACCTGCAGATTACCTACTACCTGCTGTTGCTGGTGCTGGTGTTTGGGGTAGTTGAGTTGATTTTTGCCATTCGGAACAACCGCCTGCCCGATTTCCTGTCCCGCACGGCGCTGCTGGGGCTGGCCGCGCTGCTGGCCGTGGGCGTAAGCTTCGGCCGCCTGTACACCACGCTGGAATACGGCAAGTACAGCATCCGGGGCCGCTCTGAGCTAACCACCCCGCCACCCACGGCTCCCGGCCAGGCGCCGGCTGCCACGGAAGAAGGCGTGGGCTCCGGCCTCGACCGGGACTATGCCTTTGGCTGGAGCTACGGCGTAGGCGAAACCATTACGCTGCTCGTGCCCAACTACTATGGTGGTGCTTCGCAGGGTAAGCTGAGTGAGTCGTCGGAAACGGCTAAGGCGCTGAGCGCACTGGGCGTGCCGCCCATGCAGCTGAAGGATTATCTGGCGCAGCTGCCCCTGTACTGGGGTGCTCAGCCCAGCACCAGCGGCCCGGTTTATCTGGGAGCCGGCATCCTGATGCTGTTCTTCCTGGGCTTGTTTGTGGCCGACCGCCGCACCCGTATCTGGCTGCTGTCGGCTACTATTCTGTCTATTCTGCTGGCCTGGGGTAAGAACTTTGAGGTGTTCAACAACCTGATGTTTGATTACTTCCCCGGCTACAACAAGTTCCGCTCGGTGAGCATGGCGCTGGTTATTGCCCAGCTGGCCGTGCCGCTGCTGGCCGTGCTGGCCCTGGCCCGCGTGCTGCGCAGCCGCCCGGAAGTAGTACCCGCGGGTGGTCATCCGGCCTTAACCCCCAAAGCCGTTGATACGCCCGAAACCGCCGACCTCAAGCGCAAGCTGGTGTATGCCGTGGGTATCACGGCCGGTATCTGCGTGCTGGCCTTCCTGTTTGGCCTGGGGGCTGATTTTGCTTCCCCCATCGACAGCATGCTGCAGCAGCAGGGCTTCCCGCTGGATGCCCTGCGCCAGGACCGCGCCAGCCTCATGCACTCGGACATCTTCCGCTCACTGGTGTTTATTCTGCTGACGGCCGGGGTGCTGTGGTTCTACCTGCAGCGCAAGCTATCCGCTACCCTGGCCGTAGCCCTGGTGGGCGTGCTTACGCTGGTAGATTTGTGGAGCGTGGATAAGCGCTACCTCAACGACAGCAACTTCCAGCGCGAAACTGTGGCCCAGCAGTTTGTGCCTTCGGTGGCCGATCAGCTGATTCTGCAGGATAAAAGCCTGAGCTACCGCGTGCTGAACGCCGATAATCCCTTCAACGAAGCCAATACTTCGTACTTCCACAAGAGCCTGGGCGGCTACCACGGCGCCAAGCTGCGCCGCTATCAGGACTTAATTGAGCGGCAGATTTCCACCCGGAACCCGCAGGTGCTGGGCATGCTGAATATGCGCTACATCATCACCGGCGACCAGAAAACGCCCGTGCAGCGCAACCCCGGGGCGCTGGGCAATGCCTGGTTTGTGCGCGAGATTGAGAAGGTGCAAAACCCCGATCAGGAAATCAACGCCCTGAGCAACACCAATCTGGCTACCACGGCCGTAGTGGATGTGTCGAAATTCCCCGTCAGCAAAACCAGCTACTCCGCGGAAGGCTCCACCATTCGCCTCACCAATTATTCCCCCGATGCCCTGCGCTACGAGGCCAATGCCGTGCAGGATGGCTTTGTGGTGTTCTCCGAAATCTATTACAAGGATGGCTGGAATGCGTATATCGATGGCAAGCTGACCCCACACCTGCGCGCCAACTACGTGCTACGCGCCCTGCCCGTGCCCGCCGGCAAGCACATCATCGATTTCAAGTTTGAGCCTACTTCCTATAAGCTGGGCAACACGGTGTCGCTCATCTCTTCGGTGGTGCTGATTCTGGCCATGGTGGCAGCGCTGGTATATGCCCTGCGCCAGAAACCGGAGCCGGTACTGGAAGAGCAAGAGAAGCTGGTAGCTTAA
- a CDS encoding DUF4834 family protein, which produces MVKFLLTLLIISLIMRFVVPVVLRLVVGRFVQKQARRYSQQFGGQAPFEAPFSQPKPNGSTATGDVRVDYVPPKPAEKPQEFKGGEYVDFEEVK; this is translated from the coding sequence ATGGTTAAGTTTCTGCTCACCCTTCTCATTATTTCTCTGATTATGCGCTTCGTGGTGCCGGTGGTGCTGCGACTGGTGGTAGGCCGGTTTGTGCAAAAGCAGGCCCGCCGCTACAGTCAGCAGTTTGGCGGCCAGGCACCCTTCGAAGCTCCATTCAGCCAGCCCAAGCCTAACGGTTCCACTGCTACCGGTGATGTGCGCGTGGACTACGTGCCGCCCAAGCCCGCCGAAAAACCGCAGGAATTCAAAGGCGGCGAGTACGTTGACTTTGAGGAAGTGAAGTAA
- a CDS encoding 1-aminocyclopropane-1-carboxylate deaminase/D-cysteine desulfhydrase, with translation MNREAGEAPLLVLQELVEPVAQARGVRLVLLRDDLTHPELPGNKWRKLKYNLLEARRQGHDTLLTFGGAYSNHLAAVAAAGRLTGLRTIGVVRGEELQNSPASALNPTLAQAVADGMQLLYLDRATYRRKQEQAVLAGLLLQTGPAYIIPEGGSNALALPGCAELVTALQDQLPFDYLCVACGTGGTLAGLLTGLQGAQQAVGVAALKGGEFLRQEVDALTQAGTGQAFTNYSLQTQYHAGGYARFSPEILGFIRSFQERYDVLLDPVYTGKLLWAVLDLLKQGYFPPGSTVVAVHTGGLQGWAGFRQRFGNRSAWWPEGSAG, from the coding sequence ATGAACCGAGAAGCAGGAGAGGCGCCGCTGCTGGTGCTGCAGGAGTTGGTGGAGCCGGTTGCCCAGGCGCGGGGCGTGCGACTGGTGCTGCTGCGCGATGATCTGACGCACCCTGAACTACCCGGCAACAAGTGGCGCAAGCTGAAATATAACCTGCTGGAAGCCCGACGCCAGGGACATGACACCCTACTCACTTTTGGGGGAGCCTATTCTAACCATCTGGCTGCTGTGGCTGCCGCCGGCCGTCTGACCGGCCTGCGCACCATAGGCGTAGTGCGCGGCGAGGAACTGCAAAACAGCCCAGCTTCGGCGCTGAATCCTACCTTGGCCCAAGCGGTGGCCGATGGCATGCAACTCCTGTACCTGGACCGCGCCACCTATCGGCGCAAGCAGGAGCAGGCCGTGCTGGCCGGCCTGCTCCTGCAAACCGGCCCGGCTTATATCATTCCTGAAGGCGGCTCCAATGCGCTGGCCTTGCCGGGTTGCGCCGAGCTGGTAACGGCGCTGCAAGACCAATTGCCGTTTGATTACCTCTGCGTGGCCTGTGGCACCGGCGGCACGCTGGCGGGCCTGCTCACCGGCCTGCAGGGCGCACAGCAGGCAGTGGGCGTAGCGGCTTTAAAAGGAGGGGAGTTTCTGCGTCAGGAAGTGGATGCCCTGACGCAGGCCGGTACCGGACAGGCCTTCACCAACTACTCCCTGCAAACGCAGTATCACGCCGGCGGCTATGCCCGGTTCTCACCGGAGATTCTCGGGTTTATTCGCTCGTTTCAGGAGCGCTACGACGTATTGCTGGACCCTGTTTATACCGGCAAGCTGCTCTGGGCCGTGCTGGACTTGCTCAAGCAAGGCTATTTCCCGCCCGGTAGTACGGTAGTAGCGGTGCACACCGGCGGCCTGCAGGGGTGGGCTGGCTTCCGGCAGCGTTTCGGTAACCGTAGTGCGTGGTGGCCGGAGGGCAGTGCCGGATAG